From one Orcinus orca chromosome 10, mOrcOrc1.1, whole genome shotgun sequence genomic stretch:
- the CRISP1 gene encoding cysteine-rich secretory protein 1, which produces MTMKHFLLLAAAAVFLHVLITRAKPPKVPYDTLLMEPATVQEEIVTVHNTIRRGVFPPASNMLKMNWSEEAARNARMLSKDCELVESNAVKRRITNTFCGENMHLTSYPISWSNVIRIWYSESKYFKYGEWTSTDDDMMIEHYTQVVWATSYLIGCGISSCRKGIQYLYICHYCHEGNDPDKKNVPHNEGTPCGDCPNNCEDKLCTNPCIYYDGYSNCKTPDTRSCLQPPVSSTTLQS; this is translated from the exons ATGACAATGAAACACTTCTTATTATTGGCTGCTGCTGCCGTCTTCCTGCACGTTTTGATTACAAGA GCAAAACCACCTAAAGTTCCATATGATACACTCCTTATGGAACCAGCAACTGTCCAAGAAGAAATAGTGACTGTACATAACACCATCAGGAGAGGAGTATTTCCACCAGCCAGCAACATGCTAAAAATG AATTGGAGTGAAGAAGCTGCAAGAAATGCCAGAATGTTGTCAAAAGATTGCGAATTGGTAGAGAGCAATGCAGTTAAGAGGCGAATTACAA ATACTTTTTGTGGAGAAAATATGCATCTGACATCTTATCCTATCTCATGGTCAAACGTAATCAGAATCTGGTACAGTGAGTCTAAATATTTCAAGTATGGGGAATGGACCTCGACAGATGATGACATGATGATTGAGCATTACACTCAG GTTGTTTGGGCCACTTCTTACCTTATTGGCTGCGGCATATCATCATGTCGTAAAGGAATTCAGTATCTCTACATTTGTCACTATTGTCACGA ggGCAATGATCCTGACAAAAAGAATGTACCTCATAATGAGGGAACTCCATGCGGAGACTGTCCAAATAACTGTGAAGATaaactttgta CGAACCCTTGCATCTACTACGATGGATACAGTAATTGTAAGACACCAGACACAAGGTCCTGCCTGCAGCCACCTGTCAGTTCAACGACTCTGCAAAGCTAG